In one window of Henckelia pumila isolate YLH828 chromosome 1, ASM3356847v2, whole genome shotgun sequence DNA:
- the LOC140886223 gene encoding phosphatidylinositol 4-kinase gamma 5-like codes for MSRNLDSPVQTQMAVAFFTNPLGSGDYNGSNRMEGKPSGKRRVFVQIETGCVLGMELDRSDNAHTLKRRLQVAINFPIEESSLTFGDKVLKNDLSAVRNDSPLLLTRNLLHRSSSTPCLSPTGADVQQRDQSGPIEILGNSMRFAETKQLVKKIIKAINNGVDPVPVRSGLGGAYYFRNIRGESVAIVKPTDEEPFAPNNPKGFVGKALGQPGLKRSVRVGETGFREVAAYLLDYDHFANVPPTALVKITHSIFNVNDGVNGNRPRNKNLFSKIASFQQFIPHDYDASDHGTSSFPVSAVHRIGILDIRILNTDRHAGNLLVRKLDGDGRFGQVELIPIDHGLSLPESLEDPYFEWIHWPQASIPFSDDELEYIKDLDPVRDSEMLRNELPMIREACLRVLFLCTIFLKEAAAYGLCLAEIGEMMSREFRSSEEEPSELEVICIEARRLITEELLSSKDKTDFDEFQFDIDCEDDGHEFTPKLGSENFVAGNPFHIGFGSFNLRTPLSKLEESIEEENEGEDEEQSFINAPHVSKNPCISKLSMSLKNINLVNKNQKFQKFPGSKLDYSYSLSSSSSHRSANEQLPASVNFVKLADMTDEEWGLFFEKFQELLHPAFAQKKSVTLYQHQRQRLGSSCRF; via the coding sequence ATGTCTCGCAATTTGGATAGCCCTGTTCAGACTCAGATGGCTGTGGCTTTTTTCACGAATCCACTTGGTAGTGGGGATTATAACGGATCCAACAGGATGGAAGGCAAACCAAGCGGGAAGAGACGTGTTTTTGTGCAGATCGAAACAGGTTGTGTGCTAGGTATGGAGTTGGACCGGAGCGACAATGCTCATACACTGAAGAGGAGGTTACAAGTGGCCATAAATTTTCCAATTGAGGAAAGTTCCTTGACTTTTGGCGATAAGGTGCTGAAGAATGATCTCAGTGCCGTTCGAAATGATTCCCCTCTCCTCTTGACAAGGAATTTACTCCACCGAAGCTCTTCAACTCCATGTTTGTCACCCACTGGTGCAGACGTCCAACAAAGAGATCAGAGTGGGCCAATAGAGATATTGGGGAACTCAATGCGTTTTGCCGAGACAAAACAACTCGTTAAGAAAATCATCAAGGCAATCAacaatggagttgatccagtccctgTTCGTAGTGGGCTTGGAGGAGCTTATTATTTCAGAAACATCAGAGGTGAGAGTGTTGCCATTGTCAAGCCCACAGACGAAGAACCATTTGCACCTAACAATCCAAAAGGTTTTGTTGGCAAAGCTCTAGGTCAACCTGGCTTAAAGCGGTCTGTTAGGGTTGGGGAAACAGGATTCAGAGAAGTGGCTGCTTATCTTCTCGATTACGATCATTTTGCTAATGTTCCACCCACGGCCCTGGTCAAGATAACTCACTCCATCTTCAACGTGAATGATGGTGTGAATGGAAACAGGCCTCGGAACAAGAATCTTTTCAGCAAGATTGCATCCTTCCAACAGTTCATTCCGCATGATTATGATGCTAGTGACCATGGAACCTCAAGTTTCCCAGTTTCTGCTGTTCATCGCATTGGCATTTTAGACATTAGGATTCTCAACACAGATAGGCACGCAGGTAATCTGTTAGTTAGGAAGCTTGATGGCGATGGAAGATTTGGTCAAGTGGAATTGATCCCCATTGATCATGGCCTCAGTTTGCCCGAGAGTTTGGAAGATCCGTATTTCGAGTGGATTCATTGGCCTCAGGCATCAATCCCATTCTCTGATGATGAACTTGAGTACATAAAAGATCTTGACCCTGTTCGTGACTCAGAGATGCTTCGGAACGAACTCCCTATGATTCGAGAAGCTTGTTTGCGGGTCTTGTTCCTTTGTACAATTTTTCTCAAGGAAGCTGCTGCTTATGGGCTCTGTCTTGCCGAGATAGGAGAGATGATGAGTAGGGAGTTTCGAAGCAGTGAGGAGGAACCTAGTGAGCTTGAGGTTATATGCATTGAGGCTAGAAGGCTTATTACCGAGGAGTTGTTATCTTCCAAAGATAAAACAGATTTTGACGAGTTTCAATTTGACATAGATTGTGAAGATGATGGACATGAGTTCACCCCGAAATTGGGTTCTGAAAACTTTGTGGCAGGAAACCCATTCCATATTGGATTTGGTAGTTTTAATTTACGTACTCCACTTTCTAAGCTGGAAGAAAGTATCGAGGAGGAAAATGAAGGAGAAGATGAGGAGCAGAGTTTCATCAATGCTCCACACGTATCCAAGAATCCATGTATTTCAAAGCTGTCCATGTCcctgaaaaatattaacttGGTCAATAAGAACCAGAAGTTTCAAAAATTCCCAGGATCAAAGCTTGATTACAGCTATTCTCTGAGTTCATCATCTAGCCACAGAAGCGCGAACGAACAGCTTCCAGCAAGCGTGAATTTTGTGAAGCTAGCAGACATGACTGATGAAGAATGGGGACTGTTCTTTGAGAAATTTCAGGAGTTACTTCACCCTGCATTTGCCCAGAAGAAGTCTGTCACCCTTTATCAGCATCAACGACAGAGGCTTGGTTCTTCTTGCCGGTTTTGA